The Pseudarthrobacter sp. NS4 genome includes a window with the following:
- a CDS encoding organic hydroperoxide resistance protein gives MKPLYTAEALASGEGRDGTARTNDGKLEVNLASPLELGGSGQGTNPEQLFAAGYAACFHSALRLVARKERADLTDSAVAAKVHLGQLDGGAGFGLAAELEIALPALDLATAEELVAKAHEICPYSNATRGNISVDIKILEYAA, from the coding sequence GTGAAGCCCCTATACACGGCAGAAGCCCTTGCCTCCGGCGAAGGCCGCGACGGTACCGCACGCACCAATGACGGGAAGCTCGAAGTCAACCTGGCCAGTCCTCTGGAGCTTGGCGGCAGCGGTCAGGGGACCAACCCCGAGCAGCTCTTTGCCGCCGGATATGCTGCCTGCTTCCACTCGGCACTCCGCCTGGTGGCCCGGAAGGAGCGCGCCGACCTCACCGACTCCGCCGTGGCCGCCAAGGTCCACCTCGGCCAGCTGGATGGCGGCGCGGGATTCGGGCTCGCGGCCGAACTGGAGATCGCGCTGCCGGCACTGGATTTGGCCACCGCAGAGGAACTCGTGGCAAAAGCGCATGAGATCTGCCCCTACTCCAACGCCACCCGCGGGAACATCAGCGTGGACATCAAAATCCTGGAGTACGCAGCATGA
- a CDS encoding mannose-1-phosphate guanylyltransferase, with protein sequence MSTDKVTSPASPLDRFIAVIPAGGVGTRLWPLSRAAAPKFLHDLTGSGSTLLRATYDRLHPLAGSRMLVVTGHAHRDAVCSQLPEVKDSDLVLESEPKDSGAAIGLAAAILHERDPDTIMGSFAADQVISPDHLFQQAVREAIHTAAAGKIVTIGIKPTHPSTGFGYIRSGQALHIDGAPSAQDVVEFVEKPDEVVAQQYVDSGNYVWNAGMFVAPVALLLKHLEANQPELFQGLQEIARAWDTPSRDEVTARVWPSLPKIAIDYAVAEPAAEAGDVAVVPGTFRWDDVGDFASVGRLNSAKEVDDVTVLGEGARVFTENSSGVVVTDTKRVIALIGIQDVVIVDTPDALLVTTMANSQRVKAAVDALKASGDTDVL encoded by the coding sequence ATGAGTACAGACAAAGTGACAAGCCCGGCATCACCCCTTGACCGCTTCATCGCGGTGATCCCGGCCGGCGGAGTGGGGACCCGCCTATGGCCCCTGTCACGAGCCGCAGCTCCCAAGTTCCTTCACGATCTCACGGGTTCGGGCAGCACACTGCTGCGTGCCACCTATGACAGGCTGCACCCGCTTGCGGGGAGCCGGATGCTGGTAGTAACCGGCCACGCCCACCGTGATGCCGTATGCAGCCAGCTCCCCGAGGTCAAGGATTCGGACCTGGTCCTAGAGTCCGAGCCCAAGGACTCCGGGGCCGCCATCGGGCTCGCCGCCGCAATCCTGCATGAACGGGACCCGGACACCATCATGGGTTCCTTTGCTGCCGACCAGGTCATCAGCCCGGACCACCTCTTCCAGCAGGCTGTCCGTGAAGCGATCCACACGGCCGCCGCCGGCAAGATCGTGACCATCGGCATCAAGCCCACGCATCCGTCCACGGGATTCGGGTACATCCGTTCCGGCCAGGCCCTGCACATCGACGGTGCACCCAGCGCCCAGGACGTGGTGGAGTTCGTTGAAAAGCCGGACGAGGTGGTTGCCCAGCAGTACGTGGACAGTGGCAACTACGTGTGGAATGCCGGCATGTTCGTGGCACCCGTTGCGCTGCTTCTCAAGCACCTGGAAGCCAACCAGCCCGAGTTGTTCCAGGGCCTGCAGGAGATCGCCCGGGCCTGGGACACCCCCAGCCGCGACGAGGTCACGGCACGGGTGTGGCCCTCGCTGCCGAAGATCGCCATTGACTACGCTGTGGCCGAGCCCGCCGCCGAAGCCGGGGACGTCGCCGTCGTGCCCGGCACCTTCCGTTGGGACGACGTCGGGGACTTCGCCTCCGTTGGGCGGCTCAACTCAGCCAAGGAAGTTGACGATGTCACGGTGCTGGGGGAAGGTGCCCGCGTCTTCACTGAGAACTCCAGTGGCGTGGTGGTGACTGACACCAAGCGCGTCATCGCTTTGATCGGCATTCAGGACGTTGTCATCGTGGACACCCCCGACGCGCTGCTGGTCACCACCATGGCCAACTCGCAGCGGGTGAAAGCAGCCGTTGATGCACTCAAGGCCAGCGGCGACACGGACGTCCTTTAA
- the sdhC gene encoding succinate dehydrogenase, cytochrome b556 subunit, with protein MWSWVGHRITGVVIFFFLLVHVLDTSLVRVSPEAYTAVIGAYKNPLMAIGETGLVAAIVFHAFNGLRIIAVDFWKKGAKYQRQMLWAVLGLWLVTMVAFSIRHLSLALGGH; from the coding sequence ATGTGGTCCTGGGTAGGACACCGTATTACCGGTGTAGTGATCTTTTTCTTCTTGTTGGTCCACGTTTTGGACACCTCCTTGGTGCGTGTCTCACCCGAGGCTTACACCGCCGTTATCGGTGCGTACAAGAATCCCCTGATGGCCATTGGCGAGACCGGCCTTGTTGCCGCCATCGTCTTCCACGCCTTCAACGGCCTGCGGATCATTGCGGTCGACTTCTGGAAGAAGGGCGCCAAGTACCAGCGGCAGATGCTCTGGGCAGTCCTGGGACTCTGGCTTGTCACCATGGTCGCTTTCTCCATCCGCCACCTTTCCCTCGCCCTCGGAGGTCACTAA
- a CDS encoding amidohydrolase, which produces MRNYTTEAEPTALVAPWLVPLLPELIDFRRDLHAHPELSFKEFRTTDKLADRLEEAGLSPRRLEGTGLTVDVGDGPIATALRGDIDALPIIEETGLPFASKNHGVTHACGHDVHTTTMLGIALVLHRMHQETPLGATVRIIFQPAEETMPGGAHSCIEQGVLDGVPRILALHCDPRIEVGRIGTRIGAITSASDTIRIELSGRGGHTSRPHLTEDLVFALAQIAVNVPAVLSRRVDVRSGVSVVWGQISAGSAPNAIPGTGYMAGTMRCLDREAWHAAGELLDEVVHQVAAPYGVDVKLEHTRGVPPVVNSEHETAIIEASARAEIGESAVVLTPQSMGGEDFAWFLAELPGAMMRLGTKTPGGEEYDLHRGDYIVDERALGLGIRVLTAAALRTIRDI; this is translated from the coding sequence GTGCGCAATTACACTACTGAAGCCGAGCCCACCGCCCTGGTGGCTCCGTGGCTCGTGCCGCTCCTGCCGGAACTGATCGACTTCCGCCGGGACCTGCACGCGCATCCCGAACTGTCGTTCAAGGAATTCCGCACCACGGACAAGCTGGCTGACCGGCTCGAGGAGGCCGGCCTGAGCCCGCGCCGACTGGAGGGAACCGGACTCACGGTGGACGTCGGAGACGGCCCCATCGCCACCGCTTTGCGCGGGGACATTGACGCCCTGCCCATTATCGAGGAAACCGGCCTGCCCTTCGCCTCGAAGAACCACGGCGTGACCCACGCCTGCGGCCACGATGTGCACACCACCACCATGCTTGGCATCGCGCTTGTGCTGCACCGGATGCACCAGGAGACACCCCTGGGCGCAACCGTGCGCATCATCTTCCAGCCCGCAGAGGAAACCATGCCCGGCGGCGCCCACTCCTGCATCGAGCAGGGCGTCCTGGACGGCGTGCCCCGAATCCTGGCGCTGCACTGTGATCCCCGTATCGAGGTGGGCAGGATTGGAACGCGCATTGGAGCCATCACCTCGGCGTCGGACACTATCCGGATCGAGCTTTCCGGCCGCGGAGGCCACACCTCCCGCCCTCACCTGACCGAGGATCTGGTGTTCGCCCTGGCCCAGATTGCGGTGAACGTACCCGCCGTCCTGTCCCGCCGCGTGGATGTCCGCAGCGGCGTGTCGGTGGTGTGGGGCCAGATCTCAGCCGGTTCCGCGCCCAACGCAATTCCGGGCACAGGCTACATGGCGGGCACCATGCGCTGCCTGGACCGCGAGGCCTGGCACGCTGCCGGTGAACTCCTGGACGAAGTGGTCCACCAGGTGGCGGCACCGTACGGAGTGGACGTCAAACTGGAGCACACCAGGGGAGTGCCTCCGGTTGTGAACTCCGAGCACGAAACCGCGATCATCGAGGCTTCCGCCCGCGCTGAAATCGGCGAAAGCGCCGTGGTGCTCACGCCGCAGTCCATGGGCGGGGAAGATTTCGCCTGGTTCCTGGCCGAACTGCCCGGTGCCATGATGCGCCTTGGCACCAAGACCCCGGGCGGCGAGGAATATGACCTCCACCGCGGCGACTACATCGTGGACGAACGCGCCCTGGGGCTCGGCATCCGGGTCCTGACTGCGGCGGCCTTGCGCACCATCCGCGATATCTGA
- a CDS encoding MarR family winged helix-turn-helix transcriptional regulator, whose product MTEAPRLDRQVCFALYSASRAATAVYRPVLEELGLTYPQYLVMLVLWESEPRGVKELGEELGLDSGTLSPLLKRLEVLGLVERRRSGEDERRVAIHLTPAGRSLSSRAAAIPQRLADAAGLSAGELEQLRETLGKLTAALHHAV is encoded by the coding sequence GTGACTGAAGCTCCCCGCCTTGACCGCCAAGTGTGTTTCGCGCTCTATTCGGCCTCCCGCGCCGCCACCGCCGTGTACCGCCCGGTCCTCGAGGAGCTGGGCCTGACGTACCCCCAGTACCTCGTGATGCTGGTGCTTTGGGAGAGCGAGCCGCGCGGCGTGAAGGAACTGGGCGAGGAGCTCGGCCTGGACTCGGGTACCCTGTCGCCGCTGCTGAAGCGGCTCGAAGTCCTGGGCCTGGTGGAACGTCGCCGCTCCGGCGAGGATGAGCGCCGCGTTGCCATCCACCTGACGCCGGCCGGAAGGAGCCTGAGCAGCAGGGCCGCTGCCATTCCCCAGCGCCTGGCCGACGCCGCAGGGCTCTCGGCCGGCGAGCTTGAGCAGCTGCGCGAAACCCTGGGCAAACTGACGGCCGCTCTTCACCATGCCGTCTGA
- a CDS encoding succinate dehydrogenase hydrophobic membrane anchor subunit, with amino-acid sequence MSATIESPRSGRIAPQYRRTGGSRGNFEMIAWLFMRLSGVVLVVLIFGHLFVNLLVGEGIHAIDFGFVAGKWADPFWQFWDLTMLWLAMLHGTNGVRTIINDYAEKDSTRRWLKTVLYSATVVIIVLGTLVIFTFDPCPVVDGVPLPGGFCPA; translated from the coding sequence ATGAGTGCAACGATCGAGAGTCCCCGCAGCGGGCGGATCGCTCCCCAGTACCGCCGCACCGGCGGAAGCCGTGGCAACTTCGAGATGATCGCCTGGCTGTTCATGCGCCTCTCCGGCGTCGTCCTTGTGGTCCTCATTTTCGGCCACCTTTTCGTGAACCTCCTGGTGGGCGAAGGCATCCATGCCATCGACTTCGGCTTCGTGGCCGGCAAGTGGGCTGATCCCTTCTGGCAGTTCTGGGATCTCACCATGCTGTGGCTGGCCATGCTGCACGGGACCAACGGCGTGCGCACCATTATTAATGACTACGCCGAAAAAGACTCCACCCGCCGCTGGCTGAAGACGGTCCTTTACTCGGCCACGGTCGTCATCATCGTCCTGGGCACCCTGGTCATCTTCACTTTCGACCCGTGCCCCGTCGTGGACGGTGTTCCCCTGCCTGGCGGTTTCTGCCCTGCCTAG